The Psychrobacter raelei genome contains the following window.
TTTTTATGTCCGTTGGTATGCTCACCGACGTCAAACTTATCTTGGCGCACCCCGCTTTTATCATTGGCGCGGCCATTGCCTTAATGGTGATTAAATTTGGGGTGATTACCATTATTGCCCGCTTATTAGGCAACCGCTTACCAACCAGTATTCGTCTGGGGGTGACTTTGGCTCAAGGCGGTGAGTTTGCTTTTGTGTTATTTAGCACGGCGGCCAATTCAAACGTACTGCGTCCAGAGCATGCCAATCTACTGACTTTGATTGTGACCATCTCTATGGCACTGACCCCTATTGGATTTATGCTGCTTGAAAAATTCGGTGAGCCCAGATTTGATAAAGGTCAGCCAGACCGTGAATATGACAGCATCCCTGACCATGAGCATCCGGTAATTATCGCAGGCTTTGGCCGTGTCGGACAAATTATCGGCCGCGTACTGCGCATGCATAATATCGAATTTACCGCCATTGAAAGCTCAGCCAACCAAGTGGATTTCGTGCGTAAGTTTGGTAACCAAGTTTATTATGGTAACCCGCAAAATCCGCAAATCTTGCGTACTGCCGGTATTGAGAAGGCACGCCTGTTTATCATTGCCATTGATGATATCGAGCGCTCTATTGCCACTGCCCGCTACTTGCATACCAATTATCCGCATCTTCAAATCCTAGTACGTGCGCGTAACCGGGCCCATTTTTACCGTTTGCGAGAGATTGGTATTACTCACATTTGGCGCGAAACCTACTTATCCTCGCTAGATATGTCACGTGAGTCGCTTGAGCTGCTTGGTATTTCTCCTCAAAAAGCGCGCGAGACCATCACCGCCTTTCGTGATTATGATGACAAACTGTTGGCACAGCAGCAGGCCATTTATGAAGATGAGGCCAAGATGATTGCCTCAGTACAGTCCTCTATGATGGAGCTTGAAAGCTTATTTGACTCTGATCATTCAGAGGGCAAAAAGCTGGACTTAAATGAAATAGAAACCGCAGTGGGCATTCATAAATCCAGCTCTTAGCAGGCCAGGTTGTCTGATTTTCAACTGGGTTTATTTAGCTGCTTTGACATATCGCAGGGCGCTGCTTGTCATTTAAAGTACTGATGCATTGCCATTTGCCCTGCTTATCGGCTGAGGGACGATACATAATAAAGCGCTGCCCATTAAGATTGCGATTGGGAAATGGCACCCCAGTGAGACTGGCCATCAATACGCAGCTACTGGATTTATTACCCAAGGCCGGGGTCTGCGCGACTACTTCAAAACGGATATTTTGTGCCATGCTGTCAACAGACATCCCGACCGGGCACTGGCCTTGGGCTTGATAAGCGGCTTCCACTTGGGCAGTGGCGACTCGGGTAAGCCCAAAGCTTTCTTGAATAATGCCTGTGGCTTTAGGCTTGGCATATAAGGGCAAAAACTGCTGCTGGATAACGGTTATTAGGAATAAAAACAGCCCAAAAGAGGCCGCCAGACCAACCACACTAACGCCGCCCTCCTTTTTTAAATGCGCTTTTTGCTGCTCAGGGGCTCGAGGATAATCCTCTAATACATCCGCAATCTCTCGGCGCGCCATACGATAATAATAAGCATCGGCCCAGCGTGCGACCATCACTGACCAAAAAATCCAAATCGCCAACGCAATGAAAGCCCGCACCCCCATCTGATAGCCATGCGCCACAAGCGGCATAAACATATATTCAAAGGCAACCAACACAATAACCACATTAAGCTGAATAAAAGACCAGCCCGCTACGGTATATACGATACAATCCAAATAGCGCTTGCGATACAGCAGCCATCCAAAGGTGGCAATAAATGCCGCCCAGTTCCATTTGGGCGACAAATAGCCTTGCTCATCAAACTGAGCAAAGCGTTTTAAATAATAAGCTTGCGATCGCTTACCAATGAACCATTTATCCAGCTGAGTACGCTGCTCAGCACTAAGCTTAGGCTGATAAAATGGCGGTGGCGAGGTCTCTTCAATAAACAACATACCGGCTAAGCCTTGTATAAACATCTATCATGCTAAGTACACGCAAACTATCGAGGTTTGCGCATCGTTTTATAGGGAGATAACCGTTATAATACGCCAAAATGACTGATTTTTTTAGCCAGGCTGTGGTTTTTCAACCGTCTTTGCCTGCTGCTAATATCTTTACTCTTATAACGCCAATAGTGGACGATTTTTTTAATATGAGCGCTGAGACTACCCCAAACACCCCAAATATAGACAACTCACAAACCTCTGAAGCCAATGACGCCGCCTACCCGCGCCTCATCAAAACCTTTATGAAGCGCCGTACCCACCTTAACAAAAATGCCGAGCAAGCCCTAACTGATCCTGTTTATGCCAAGTATATCGTCAATACGATGGATGACAGAGGCCAAGGCCTTATTGAGGACATCACAGACTTGCGCGCTTTATTTGCTGATACGCAACAAACCCCTAACGGCCCAGATGCACCGCTGACCTTTGAGATTGGGTTTGGTATGGGGGGATCACTGATTGAGATGGCCAAAGCTGATCCCACGCGTAACTTCGTGGGCATTGAAGTGCATGAGCCGGGTATCGGTAAATGTGCCTTTACCGCTGACGAGGAAGGTCTAAGTAACCTTAAGATTATCAACGGTGATGCCATCGCCCTAATGCAGCAGCTGCCTGAGAATCATATTGACCGTATTCAGCTGTACTTCCCCGATCCATGGCAAAAAAAGCGCCATTATAAACGCCGCTTTGTAAGCCCCAAGCGCATGCAAATTGTCACCCGAGTACTTAAAACCGGTGGCTGGTTCCATACGGCAACAGACTGGGAGCATTATGCGTTTTGGATGTTAGAGGTACTCGATAACTTTGAGGGGCTGACCAATACGGCAGGCGAAGGTAACTTTACGCCGCGCCCTGACTTTCGTCCTTTGACCAAATTTGAAAAACGTGGCATCGATAGAGGTCATGGGGTATGGGATTTGATCTACACTAAAGACTAATACGCCATCGTTTTTAACCCATAAACAAAAAAAACAATTCACTTTTAGTATTGTCATCATCGTGAAACATCTGCCAAAAATAGTCCTTAACAGCCTTGAAAATACTGGTTTTTTATATTTTTTGGCAGATTTATTAATTTTTTGTAGCGCCATGCCATTTTTTCCAAACTTTGATAAGTTGCTTGTAAGCTATGCCAGACAAGGGCGTGCGGACTTTTCCCCATATGCTGTGGATAACTCTGTGGATAACTGGGTGTTTGACAACTGATACCCTAGAGCCATTAGGGCTTTAGGTAAAATTGTTCATTTTTTATACAGTTATTTTTTACATAAAAATCAAATACTTATGTAGATAATTGTTTTTATGCTGTTCTAATCAAATTTTTTGGGCGCAAAATGTATAAAATAAGTTAATGTTTCACAGCTTGACCCATGGGTCTTTTTTTCTCTGTGGATAACTGGCTATTTTAGCGTTTGTCCGGTTGACTTTTTTCAGCGTATCAGCTTTGTGCGTTATTGGCTAATGATGATTAACTCGCTATTAAAAGCGGGTTAACTGACCTTTAAAACCGTAGGTTTTATTATTTCAATTGGCTTTAGGTATTGCTATGCATTGGCATGCATTGTTATGTTTTGATCAGTATGGCAGATATTGGAGTTTAGTACTCCCAGTTAGCTTGAGTGTTAGCACAAGGCTTAATTAAGGCTTTTTTATGAAATTACGAATTCTAAGTGTCGGCAGTAAAATGCCTAAATGGATTGATACTGGGTTTAATGAGTATCACAAACGTATTCAGCCGATGTTGACTACCGAAATGGTCGATTTGGCCGCTGCAAAACGCGCCAAAAACCCCTCAGAAGCCAATCTAGCGCAGTATCGTGAGCAGGAAGGAAAAGCCATTTTGGCCACCCATCAAAGTAACTCACGTGAGAAGCTTTGGGTGCTCGACGTTAAGGGTAAGATGCTATCGACCGAACAGTTAGCCGATAAGCTCAGTGAAGCGATGCAAGTTGGTGACGATGTGGCATTGGTGATTGGCGGTGCTGATGGGGTGTCACCTGAGGTACTGGCCGCAGCGGACTTTAAGTGGTCATTATCACCATTAACCCTGCCCCATCCCTTGGTACGTGTGGTATTGATGGAGCAGCTTTATCGAGCAATGAGTATCAATAACAATCACCCTTATCACCGCGGTAATTAGCACTCAAAGAGCGCACGATCAAGGTAATGTATGGCAAACATCACCTCAACTTTAAAAAATGCTGCCCGCCCCCATAATTAGCTTATGACACATTCAAATCGTACCCACAGCTCAACCTTTAGCCCAGTGACTGCCATCACAAGGCTCACAAGCTTTGAGCCAGTCACTAACAGTCACAAGCCAAAAGTGCGTTCTATGCAAGCGCTGGCCACATTGCCGGCGCTATTTATTTCGCATGGGGCGCCTACCTTTGCGCTTGAAAAAAGCGCCACCACAAATGCGCTGGCGCGTACTGGGCAAAACCTACCCAAACCCAAAGCTATTGTGATTATGTCAGCACACTGGGTCACTCAAACCCTTGAGATTGCCAGTAACCCTACACCGCAGACCTGGCATGATTTCTCAGGGTTTAGTCATGAGCTTAATCGCATTGAATACCCTGCTTTAGGCCATCCTGAGCTGGCCGAGTCGCTATCAAATCAGCTTAATAAAATGGGCGTCATCAACAGTCTTAATCCACTGCGACCTTTAGATCACGGGGTATGGGTACCACTTCTTCATCTATATCCAGAAGCTGATGTGCCCATTGTGCAGCTGTCATTACCCAAGCACTTCGACGCTTATGCCTGTTATCAATTGGGCATCTTGTTTGAGCAGCTTCGCCATGAGCAAATCTTAGTAATTGGTTCTGGCAGTATCACCCATAATCTGGCGGCCTTAAGTTGGAACGCTTCTAGTGAAGATGCCAGTGCCAAAGCCTTTAAAGTCTGGCTACTGCACCAGTTAAAGACGGACATTCCGTCGGCTTTAGATTGGCAGCAGTTCGCTCAAGTGGAGCAGGTTCACCCCAGTGCTGAGCATTTACTGCCCCTATTTTTTGCGCTGGGCTGCGGCCAACGGGTCTCGGTCATTCATGAAAGCATGTCACATCATAGCTTAGGCATGGATATGTACCGTTTTGATTAAACCCTGCCGGACAAGACACCCCCAGCGGCGTCATTTTTGTTAAAATAGACGGTTTTTATTGCCCCATTGTTATTTTAATAACTGCCATTTTTAATTGTTTAAGCCTTTTAGGACACCCTTATGACTGATGCCTCAGCAGATGCTTTAACCTCACCCTCTAACAGTGGCGCAAGCCAAGATACTTCTCAGCAAAACGCAGTGGTACTTCTCTCAGGCGGGCTAGACTCTGTCACTTGCTTATACTGGGCAAAAGCGCGCTATGCCAAAGTCACGGCTGTGAGTTTTAACTATGGTCAACGTCATAACAGTGAATTGGTCGCAGCCAAAAGCATCGCTAGCCAAGCTGGCGTCAATCATAAAATCATCGATATCGATATTGCGCAGTTAGGCGGCTCTTCATTAACTGACCATGATATGACCGTTCCAGATGGCGATGCGGACAAATTCCCAACGCATACCGATGACATCGACAACCAAGCCATCCCGAACACCTATGTCCCTGCGCGCAACACCATATTTTTATCCTACGCGCTAGCTGTCGCAGAGGTTACCGATGCCAACCACATCGTCATTGGCGTAAGCTCAGTCGACTATTCAGGCTATCCAGATTGTCGCCCTGAATATATCGAAGCCTTTGAAGTGATGGCAAACTTAGCCACCAAAGCGGGAGTGACCGGCCACAAACTACACATCCAGACACCACTACAAAAGCTTAGCAAAGCACAGACCATTCAGCTCGGCAACTCATTGGGTGTAGACTACTCGCAAACCATTTCGTGTTACAAAGCTGACAGCGAAGGCCGAGCTTGCGGTATCTGTGACAGCTGCACTCTGCGCAAAAGAGGCTTTAGTGATGCCGGATTGGCCGACCCTACCCGTTATGCCGGCTAATAAAATGGCTTTATCGCATTGGCGTTGGCCGTTATGTAACGGCCTAGTAACATTTATTTGCAACTGGATAGCAAAATTCATTATCAATCTCACTATGAGCTTGGTAAGGTATGCTGTTAGATTAGCTAGGCATAAGACCAAGCGGATTGCGGTCTTTATGCTGCAGTTATGTTATAAAAATTTAAGCAAAGAGGGTGTTGTACTGGCTAATCTTTCTTAAAACTGCGCTTTCTTTTAATACTACCTGTTGCCCTCAAAGGATTTTCGTTTATGATGTTTATCACAAAAAAAGTATTGCCTCTGTTCGCGCTTGGCGCTTCTGCGGCTATGTTTATCACGCCAGCTCAAGCCTTAGATATCAAGCAAGATCAAATTGATCAGTGCGTCAAAGGTACAGTAAGTTATAAAGTAGCGGACAATGCCACAGCCAAAAAATTATGCAGCTGCACCGTCAATGTGCGCAGTAAAATGACTTTGGGTCAAATGTGGGAAATTGAGAGCTACGCACAAAGTGGTAAAGACCCCTCAAAGTTGTCTTATGCCAAAAACATGCAAAATGAATTACAACAGTGCACCAAAGGCTTAAAGCTTAATCCCCCTCAAAAACCAAAAGCGTAGTCTTTAAAGGCTAAGTCTTTATGGGCATAGCCTTTAGGGCTTTAATGCGCAGCTAAGCTGTGGATCATTTTTTGACTATTGACCTGTTTTAATTAGGCTGACCTATGTCAGCCTTTTTTTATACCTTAAAGGTTTACTTAACGCTTACACGCGACGCTTTGAGTCATTACTCAATCTTAGGTAAACTACTCTAAAAACAATAACTGCCTTTTAGATTAATAAATGTAGATGAATAAATTCATTTAAGTAAATAAGGAAAACAAAATGGCCAAACCCACTGACGAAATGATTACCCTACCTAACTTCCCAATGCCTATGGTACAAAGCATAGATGATGACATGGTAGAGAGCGAAGTAGTACTTGATCAGTTTGTTGAGAATATGGAGAAAGGCTTAATTATTTACTTCTATCCACGTGATAATACGCCCGGATGTACCACTCAGGCGACTGACTTTACCGCCAAACTTAGTGAATTTGATGCGCTTGGCTACGAGGTTATCGGGGTGTCTAGAGACAGTATTGAATCGCATAAGAAATTTATCGAAAAACACCATCTTCAAATTGCGCTCATCAGTGATACAGATGAAAATCTTTGCCAGCACTTCGATGTGATTAAAGAAAAAAATATGTATGGCAAAAAAACTCTAGGCCTGGTGCGCTCTGCTTTTGTGTTTGATAAAAATGGCACACTGACCCACGCTCAGCGTAATTTGCGTGCTAAGGACTATGCCGATAGACTTCTTGACACCTTATCGTAATGGTTATCTTAAATACCTTGTTTAAGCACAATGCAGTCTTTATAAAAATCTAAGGTATTACCTGTGTTTGCGGCATAGCCTCCATAAATTATTTATAACCTAATACAAGGATTATCATGACAAAACCTGCAATAGACTCTCAAAAATCCATTCGTTATGTTGATGCTGCTGTGATTGGTGCAGGTACGGCAGGCCATAATGCTTATCGTCAGATTAGCAAGGTAACAGACAATGTGGTCATCATTAACGAAGGTATCTGGTCAACAACTTGTACCACCATGGGCTGTATGCCCAGCAAGCTGTTAATTGCAGCTGCAGATAGAGCGCATCACGCCAACCATTCAGAAGAATTCGGTATTGAAGGCCAAGCTATCATCAATGGCAAACAAGTCATGAAACGGGTGCAGTCAGAAAGAGATCGCTTCTCAAGCTTTGCGCTTAAAAATGTCGAGAGTTGGGATGAGAATAATAAAATCTATGGCCGAGCTGTGTTCTTAGAAGATGGCCTGATCGAAGCACATACCTCAACCGGCGAGACGCTATACATAAAGGCGGAGCATATTATTATTGCCACTGGCTCCAAACCTTTTGTGCCAGAAGGTTGGAAGCTAACTTTGGGCGATGCCCTTATCACCTCAGATACAATTTTTGAGCTACCCGATTTGCCAAAGTCGATGGCGGTCGTGGGTGCCGGTGCTATCGGCCTAGAGTTGGCACAAGCCATGAGCCGATTAGGCGTTGAGGTGGCTGTTTTTAATCGCAGCGAAAATGTCGGCGGTATCAAAGATGAGATTGTCAATCAAAAAGCAATAGACTGCTTTTCAAAACAGCTGGATTTGCGTCTGGCCACCAACATCCAGAGCGTATCGCGTGATGACAGTGCCAATAGCGCTCAGGCCATCATTAACTACACCGATGCCCAAGGTAATAGCCAAACTTGGCAAGGTGAAAAAGTTCTAGTAGCTACTGGCCGCCACAATACGTTAGATACTTTCGGCGTCGAGCACTTAGGGGTGCGTTTGGATGATAAAAATCGTCCGCAAGACATGGACACCATCACCGGCAGGATCAAAGATACCAATGTTTATATCGTTGGCGATGCCAATGCTTATATGCCCTTATTGCATGTCTCAAGTAATGAAGGTTATTTATCTGGCAAAGAGGTAGCGCTAAAGATCTCAGGGCTATCAGATAAAGTTAGTATGAGTGATGCCATTGAACACGACCCTGACAGTTCAAAAAACAGCACTCTTTTAAATGATATTGCCCCTGATAAATCACAAACTGTCACCACCCCCATGTCGGTTATATTTACCTCGCCTCAAATTATGTCGGTTGGACAGACTATAGATGAGATTGAAAAATCTGGCGAAGCTTATGTGGTGGGAGAGGTAAGCTTTGACAATCAAGGTCGTAGCCGTGTGATGGGCGTGAACTGCGGATTATTACGTATTTATAGCGCTGCCAACACCGGTCTTGTATTAGGCGCAAGTATGGTAGGGCCTGATGCTGAATATCTTGCCCATATTTTGGCGACCGCCATTACTAATAAAGTAGATATTGATGGCTTACTAGACAGCCCCTTCTACCACCCCACGATACTTGAAGGCCTACGCACTGCACTGCGTAATGTCGCCGCTAAGCTAAGAGCCTACCAAGCCTAGTATAATAAACACGTATTGTGCTATTCTTGACTTCCTCCCCTCGCTAAACC
Protein-coding sequences here:
- a CDS encoding monovalent cation:proton antiporter-2 (CPA2) family protein, with the protein product MIAASLVQPSLMLQATIFLGAALLLVPLGKRLHISTVLGYLITGLLLGPSVFDVAGDAESLMHFSEFGVVMLLFVIGLELQPSRLWALRHSIFVFGGLQVGVTGLLLMGLLYEFSSLKLDTAFIVGFGLALSSTAFVLQVLTEKEQLSSTHGREAFTILLFQDIAVIPLLAAIPFLSGVREQTYDLIYFGKVVAVFGGLFLVSRYVVRPFFKFVALSGANELLTAVALFIVMGVSILMGQIGLSMALGAFLTGVLLADSEYRHELEASIEPFKGLLLGLFFMSVGMLTDVKLILAHPAFIIGAAIALMVIKFGVITIIARLLGNRLPTSIRLGVTLAQGGEFAFVLFSTAANSNVLRPEHANLLTLIVTISMALTPIGFMLLEKFGEPRFDKGQPDREYDSIPDHEHPVIIAGFGRVGQIIGRVLRMHNIEFTAIESSANQVDFVRKFGNQVYYGNPQNPQILRTAGIEKARLFIIAIDDIERSIATARYLHTNYPHLQILVRARNRAHFYRLREIGITHIWRETYLSSLDMSRESLELLGISPQKARETITAFRDYDDKLLAQQQAIYEDEAKMIASVQSSMMELESLFDSDHSEGKKLDLNEIETAVGIHKSSS
- a CDS encoding DUF2628 domain-containing protein, with translation MFIQGLAGMLFIEETSPPPFYQPKLSAEQRTQLDKWFIGKRSQAYYLKRFAQFDEQGYLSPKWNWAAFIATFGWLLYRKRYLDCIVYTVAGWSFIQLNVVIVLVAFEYMFMPLVAHGYQMGVRAFIALAIWIFWSVMVARWADAYYYRMARREIADVLEDYPRAPEQQKAHLKKEGGVSVVGLAASFGLFLFLITVIQQQFLPLYAKPKATGIIQESFGLTRVATAQVEAAYQAQGQCPVGMSVDSMAQNIRFEVVAQTPALGNKSSSCVLMASLTGVPFPNRNLNGQRFIMYRPSADKQGKWQCISTLNDKQRPAICQSS
- the trmB gene encoding tRNA (guanosine(46)-N7)-methyltransferase TrmB: MSAETTPNTPNIDNSQTSEANDAAYPRLIKTFMKRRTHLNKNAEQALTDPVYAKYIVNTMDDRGQGLIEDITDLRALFADTQQTPNGPDAPLTFEIGFGMGGSLIEMAKADPTRNFVGIEVHEPGIGKCAFTADEEGLSNLKIINGDAIALMQQLPENHIDRIQLYFPDPWQKKRHYKRRFVSPKRMQIVTRVLKTGGWFHTATDWEHYAFWMLEVLDNFEGLTNTAGEGNFTPRPDFRPLTKFEKRGIDRGHGVWDLIYTKD
- the rlmH gene encoding 23S rRNA (pseudouridine(1915)-N(3))-methyltransferase RlmH, yielding MKLRILSVGSKMPKWIDTGFNEYHKRIQPMLTTEMVDLAAAKRAKNPSEANLAQYREQEGKAILATHQSNSREKLWVLDVKGKMLSTEQLADKLSEAMQVGDDVALVIGGADGVSPEVLAAADFKWSLSPLTLPHPLVRVVLMEQLYRAMSINNNHPYHRGN
- a CDS encoding DODA-type extradiol aromatic ring-opening family dioxygenase codes for the protein MQALATLPALFISHGAPTFALEKSATTNALARTGQNLPKPKAIVIMSAHWVTQTLEIASNPTPQTWHDFSGFSHELNRIEYPALGHPELAESLSNQLNKMGVINSLNPLRPLDHGVWVPLLHLYPEADVPIVQLSLPKHFDAYACYQLGILFEQLRHEQILVIGSGSITHNLAALSWNASSEDASAKAFKVWLLHQLKTDIPSALDWQQFAQVEQVHPSAEHLLPLFFALGCGQRVSVIHESMSHHSLGMDMYRFD
- the queC gene encoding 7-cyano-7-deazaguanine synthase QueC, whose product is MTDASADALTSPSNSGASQDTSQQNAVVLLSGGLDSVTCLYWAKARYAKVTAVSFNYGQRHNSELVAAKSIASQAGVNHKIIDIDIAQLGGSSLTDHDMTVPDGDADKFPTHTDDIDNQAIPNTYVPARNTIFLSYALAVAEVTDANHIVIGVSSVDYSGYPDCRPEYIEAFEVMANLATKAGVTGHKLHIQTPLQKLSKAQTIQLGNSLGVDYSQTISCYKADSEGRACGICDSCTLRKRGFSDAGLADPTRYAG
- a CDS encoding peroxiredoxin translates to MAKPTDEMITLPNFPMPMVQSIDDDMVESEVVLDQFVENMEKGLIIYFYPRDNTPGCTTQATDFTAKLSEFDALGYEVIGVSRDSIESHKKFIEKHHLQIALISDTDENLCQHFDVIKEKNMYGKKTLGLVRSAFVFDKNGTLTHAQRNLRAKDYADRLLDTLS
- a CDS encoding dihydrolipoyl dehydrogenase; protein product: MTKPAIDSQKSIRYVDAAVIGAGTAGHNAYRQISKVTDNVVIINEGIWSTTCTTMGCMPSKLLIAAADRAHHANHSEEFGIEGQAIINGKQVMKRVQSERDRFSSFALKNVESWDENNKIYGRAVFLEDGLIEAHTSTGETLYIKAEHIIIATGSKPFVPEGWKLTLGDALITSDTIFELPDLPKSMAVVGAGAIGLELAQAMSRLGVEVAVFNRSENVGGIKDEIVNQKAIDCFSKQLDLRLATNIQSVSRDDSANSAQAIINYTDAQGNSQTWQGEKVLVATGRHNTLDTFGVEHLGVRLDDKNRPQDMDTITGRIKDTNVYIVGDANAYMPLLHVSSNEGYLSGKEVALKISGLSDKVSMSDAIEHDPDSSKNSTLLNDIAPDKSQTVTTPMSVIFTSPQIMSVGQTIDEIEKSGEAYVVGEVSFDNQGRSRVMGVNCGLLRIYSAANTGLVLGASMVGPDAEYLAHILATAITNKVDIDGLLDSPFYHPTILEGLRTALRNVAAKLRAYQA